The window ACGTATATCAAACAACGCAAACAGAAGGGAGGTGAGGTAGCATAAGTGAGATGAGAGAGTAGCCAGCACTACTGGAGGAACTATCTTTACTGGGTTGACCAAAAACCACATTAGTCCTGGTTTGAATAGGAACCGACACTAAACATCTTTTTTATCCCGGTTAAAAAGCccaaccaattttttttaatccttagttccggttggtaacctAAAGGtcatttttattcccggttcaATAGTTGTTAGGCGGTGTCAAGCCCCCCCagggatttttagtcccggatggTATCACCAACCGGCACTAGAAATATCCCCCCACCTCTTTAATCTCCCACGCCTTTCTCTTGATCTCCtcgatcctctctctctctctcgctctctctgtctctcccgATCTCTCTCGATCTCCCTGTCCTctgctctctctatctctccctcTGCTCTCTCTggctctctctatctctctctctctctctctcttgttgtCTCGACGGAAGCAACCGCAGTGTCCAGGCGGTGGCCCGgcaggggaagcggcggcggcccggcggtggaagcggtggcggccgcggcctccCCGCCAAgtccagcgggaggggaggccagCCGGCAGTGGCCGGcgaccttatcctctcctccgctagatccggccggaggagaTGCAGCGGGATGGGAGGCCGGCCAGCAGTGGCGATGTTGTGGATGTTGTTGATCTGTGAATGTATATGTGCAAATTTTTCTAAGTTGTGAATGTATTTGTTAATGTTTCTGTGAATGAGTTTGTGATGATCTGATAATTTGCTGGtgttgtgaatgaatttgtgattAATTATCTGATAACTTGCAagcaaattaacaaaaaaaagggaaaaaaggacctttagtctcggttattggtcccaatcgggactaaagatggcagTACCAGTCACGTGGCGCTGCCATCTTTACCGTGACTAAAGATGTATCTTAGTcccagattcgtagtcccggttgcatAACCAGGACTAGGGGGGTTCCGAACCAGTTATAAGCACTTATtataggatcgaatcacaataactaagTCAACTagaggggggggtgaatggttggtatacccaaaaactgaaaaacttttagcggaaataaaagttaccctcgaattcgacggatcgcggtctgaccgaagttgtcTTGCCGATCTGATCGCAtggttgccgtcggtctgaccaagATTAGATCTCCGATCTGACCGCCGAGATCAGCTGCTATtcgctgtcgtcgccgccggtctgaccgccgcttgccgccggtctgaccgccgcttgccgccggtctgaccgccggtatatCGCCGGTTGGACCGTcgaaacccggtaaacacaaatcgaagaactcttaaagtggatgacgactttattgattctctctctgtgtttacaaagtgcacaatcagcactccttacaaaaatttcgactaaactcgaaaccctaactcaaaactcaactcaattgctctcaaaagcgataccgggaagcctcatgctccccctctatttatacatgaggtaggcagcctaaagccacgaaccaaactcatactaagagtcctaaacaccttaggaaaccctctagtacaagaaagaaactttacataaccaatcgtaccaaatttggactccttctaaatttgactccgcatcccatacgcacacaatacctccatcgtatgccatatggaatctccatcaaccacgtgcatcaactctagcctaagtattccacatgatctctgaccaccacggacgtcgtcttatccccaagccgactcccggtccgtcaccgcaaatactctcccaaggcatcgagtcacctacacatggaataaacaaagaaaccatattccgagaccaagctatctccaacttgactcattagtagcaaacaacagtattacataagtatagtatccatctagaagccagaatcatgaaataatcacggatatccaaactaataacccgaaaccgaaaccgacacagcgtcggccggtcaaaCCGTAGGCTGCACTGGTCTAACCGCgtgatacacgccggtctgactggctaccagagcccggtctgaccgatcacataaaataatagaacctgcgattcacctgtaaatccaatcatctccaaaaccactttgtgaataaattccaaataacaaaaccaataatctccaatgccaattgttcatcatagaataataatcaaaaacacctttgattttacacttATAACTAGGGGGTGCATAACCACTTATAACACAAGGTGGTGCACTATGCTCTGGGCTGGCCTTGGGTGCTAGCTGCTGTGCACAGTATTCTATCTCCTCATGAAGAAAATTATAAGTGTTCTTTCGGAACAAATGGTTCTTCGATGAATTTAGGAGGATTTCAGGTCTATGAAAATTTTCCATATGCAGTTCATTCTATCCAGCAATCTTAAAAATTCCTTTACATTAGCTCAAAGCACAAGGATTTTAGACTAATTTTAACATGAAGTCTAACCTCTTGAAAAAAGAATCTTTTGTGTCTATGTCTCTTGTGATTTATGCGTTTTTTTCTATGTGCTCCATATCGATCTTTGCGTCGAATTGGAGCAATCGGTACATGTACCGAATCTACAACGGCTCCATGTCAGTGCATGGAGCGGCAATTATTTGGATCAGTGATAGGCACCAATACAAGTTTCAGATGCTAATTCTATATTTCAAGAGTacatatgaacctacagggtcgcacgcttaatgggccggaataaggggattggatagagatccaatatgagcttaattcggatagggatccgaataggagtcctacgggccttggaggcccgagtgatggatcctatatattcgtgaggggtgtgaccggcggaggcatttGCATCACGTAAGAAACCCTACCCGTCACTTTTGGACCTTGGGGCATAGATTGGGTTGGACATGGAGAtgtcaccaaaacagcacaagaGTCACATATGATGTGATTAGCAAGGCGTTGCTTACCTATTTTGATAGTTGTCTAGCTGTGATTCCAAAGCTCACTAGACACTAATAATAAAATGAGGATCTTGACTCACTATGTTACTAGAGggaattttgtttcacaatacatagtgggagtatcttttgttaaattgtttaATCAAAGGTTAAATGTAAATATGATGCTGattttgcatacatatatttctattgtagATCATGGCAGCTCCTGCACCATCCAATTTTAACTTGTGGTCTATTCTTGAGAAAGAGAAGTTGACTAGAACAAACTTCATGGATTGGTATCGTAACCTAAGAATTGTTCTCAGGTAAGAGCACAAAAAGTTTGTGCTTACACAGCCTTTTCCAGCTGACTTTCCCAACAATGCTCCTGCCGCTCAACGTAGGGAGCATGAAAGGCGATGCAATGAATACCTTGATATAAGCTGTCTGATGCTTGCTACTATGTCCCCTGAGCTTCAAAGGCAATATGAGGCATTGGATGCTCATACGATAATCACGGGACTACGTAACATGTTTGAGGACCAAGCAAGGGCTGAGAGGTTTAATACCTCAAAGTCCTTGTTTGCGTGCAGGCTTGCAGAAGGTAATCCAGTGAGCCCACATGTGATCAAAATAATTGGTTACACCGAGAGTCTGGATAAGCTTGGCTTTCCCCTTAGCCAAGAGTTGGCTACTGATTTGATTCTCCAGTCGCTCCCTCCCAGTTTTGAGCCATTCATAATGAATTTCAACATGAACAACCTGAACAGGACCTTGGCAGAATTGCATGGGATGCTAAAGACTGCCGAGGAAAGCATTAAGAAAAACTCCAACCATGTGATGGTTATGCATAAGCGCAAGCCCAACAACAGGAAGAGTGGTCAAAAGAGAAAGCTAAACTCTGATGAGATCACGAGTACAAGCAACTCTAAGACCAAGGTTCAAAAGACAGTGCCCGCTAAGGATGCAGAGTGTTTCTTTTGCAAGGAGACAGGTCATTGGAAGAGAAACTGTAAGAAATACCTAGAGCAGctcaagcagaagcagcaggatggaaagagttccacctcaggtattaatgttatagaaattaatcttgctaCTTCCTCTACTGATTCTTGGGTATTTGATACCGGGTCAGTTGCTCATATATGCAAATCGTTGTAGGGGCTGAAAAGAAGTAGGAGCTTAGCAAGAGGCGAAGTGGACATTCGCGTGGGCAATGGAGCAAGAGTTGCTGCTGTTGCGGTCGACACTATGCCATTATCTTTACCGTTaggattagttttggagttaaataattgttattgcATTCCAGCTTTGTGTAAGAACGTTATCTCTGCTTCTTGTTTGCAAGCAGAGGGTTATGGTTTTAGATCTATGGACAATGGTTGTTCAGTCTATTATAATGACATTTTCTATTTCCATGCACCCATGATGAATGGCTTATACATTGTGAATCTTGATGGATGTTCAGTCTATAACATTAATGCAAAATGGCAACGTCCTAATGATTTGAATCCCACTTTTATTTGGCATTGTCGCTTGGGTCATATAAATGAGAAACGCATGGAGAAGCTTCATAGAGATGGACTTCTACACTCGTTTGATTTTGAATCATTTGAGACATGTGAATCTTGTTAACTTGGCAAAATTACAAAGGCACCTTTCACGGGTCAAAGTGAAAGGGCAAGTGAACTATTGGGACCAGTACATACTGATGTATGTGGACCAATGAGCTCAACTGCCAGAGGTGGTTTTGGGTACTTTATTACCTTTACCGATGACTTTAGTAGATATGGTTATGTCTACTTGATGAGGCATAAGTCTGAGTCCTTTGAAAAGTTCAAGGAATTTCAAAATGAGATACAAAATCATTTGGGCAAGACAATCAAGTATCTAcgatctgatcgtggtggagagtactTGAGCCTTGAATTTGGCAATCATCTAAAGGAGTGTGGAATTGTTCCACAACTCACTCCGCCAGGAACGCCTCAGTGGAATGGGGTGTCTGAACGGAGGAATCGTACATTGTTGGACATGGTGCGATTAATGATGAGCCAAACTGATCTGCCGCTAAGCTTTTGGGGTTACGCTCTAGAGACAGCTGCGTTCACACTAAATAGGGTTCCATCAAAATCAGTGGATAAGAcaacatatgagatatggacagGGAAGCGTCCCATTTTGTCTTTCCTAAAGATTTGGGGCTGTGAGGTCTATGTAAAACGTTTGCAATCAGACAAACTCACACCTAAATCAGATAAATGCTTCTTTGTGGGGTATCCTAAGGAAACGaaaggatattatttttatcatcGGGAAGAGGGCAAAGTGTTTGTCGCCCGACACAGTGTTTTCTTGGAAAAAAAGTTTATTTCAAGAAAGGATAGTGTGAGCATGGTGTGACTTGAAGAAATTCAGGAAACACCAGAAAACGCTCCAACGTCCACACAACCACAAGCTGAGCAAGATGTTGTTCAACAGGTTGAACAAGCTGTTGTTGAACCAGTTGTGGAAGCACCGGCTTCACGAAGGTCCGAAAAGATACGGCGTACACCTGCGAGGTATGCGTTGTTAACTACAGTACAATGTGATATATTGTTGTTAGACAACGATGAACCTACTACCTATGAGAAAGCAATGGTGGGACCAGACTCTGAGAAATGGCTTGGAACCATGAAATCCGAAATAGAATCCATGCATGTCAATCAAGTTTGAAAATTGGTTGATCCACCTGATGATGTAAAAGCCATTGAGTGCAAATGGGtctttaagaaaaagacagATGTAGATGGAAATGTTCACATCTACAAGGCACGATTGGTGACGAAAAGTTTCAAACAAATTCAAGGtgttgattatgatgaaactttcTCGCCAGTCGCCATGTTAAAATCTATTTGGATTGTTTTAGCGATTGCTGGCTATTTCGATTATGAGATAtggcaaatggatgtcaaaacagctttcctcaatggaaatctctatgaggatgtgtacatgacacaacccaagggatttgttgatccacaatcagctaaaaagatatgcaaattgcataaatccatttatgggttgaagcaagcATCTCGGAGTTGGAATATTCGTTTTGACGAAGTAGTCAAGGCGTTAGGCTTTGTAAAAAATGAAGAAGAGCCTTGTGTATACAAGAAGGTTAGTGGGAGCGCATTGGTGTTTCTAATCCTATATGTAGATGACATATTATTGATTGGGAATGATATTCCTATGCTTGAATCCGTTAAGACATcgttgaaaaatagtttttcaatgaaGGACTTAGGGGAAGTAGTATATATTCTGGGCATAAGGATCTATAGAGATAAATCAAAGAGGCTAATTGGATTAAGCCAGAGTACATACATTGACAAGGTGTTGAAGAGGTTCAACATGCAAGATTCTAAGAAAGGTTTCTTACCGATGTCACATGGCATTAATCTTGGCAAGAATCAGTGTCCTCAGACGACTGATGAGTGAAACAAGATGAGTGTGATCCCATATGCCTCGGCAATCGGATCCATTATGTATGCTATGCTATGTACACG of the Oryza sativa Japonica Group chromosome 2, ASM3414082v1 genome contains:
- the LOC136355265 gene encoding uncharacterized protein: MSPELQRQYEALDAHTIITGLRNMFEDQARAERFNTSKSLFACRLAEGNPVSPHVIKIIGYTESLDKLGFPLSQELATDLILQSLPPSFEPFIMNFNMNNLNRTLAELHGMLKTAEESIKKNSNHVMVMHKRKPNNRKSGQKRKLNSDEITSTSNSKTKVQKTVPAKDAECFFCKETGHWKRNCKKYLEQLKQKQQDGKMKGQYLSLEFGNHLKECGIVPQLTPPGTPQWNGVSERRNRTLLDMVRLMMSQTDLPLSFWGYALETAAFTLNRVPSKSVDKTTYEIWTGKRPILSFLKIWGCEVYVKRLQSDKLTPKSDKCFFVGYPKETKGYYFYHREEGKVFVARHSVFLEKKFISRKDSVSMV